A window of Heptranchias perlo isolate sHepPer1 chromosome 40, sHepPer1.hap1, whole genome shotgun sequence genomic DNA:
ttacatttgaccaaGATACTCAGCTGAGTAACTTATGATCCAAGTAAGAACTTTTTCCAAGCCTAAAAATATGAAAGCCCCTCCTGGTCCAGCTTCCTCACTTGACTCTGTGCAATTCTTGGGTGACTGTGCCCACATCTCCAAACTACAGAGCAGCCTGTAGAGGATGCCTGAAATACATAATTTCTGCAGAAAGAGGTTTTCATAACATCTGCCAGCAAAACCTTGTCAATATTTTGTGCTTTGAAACAACAAAGTGGCGGGTGCTGAATTAGTGTCTGGAGAATGTTGCATATCTGTCAGGCCAAGGGAGGGGGATCCCTGCAATTTAGGTGCCTTTGCATTAGTCTGATGCCACAGGTCACCCACTGGGTTGCTGAAGAGTTGTGGCCTGTATAGTATTGACTGACCAAGAGTCTTCCATTGGGCAGACTGTCCTGTTTAACATTCCCTCATTTGGGGCAATATTTGCCCATTCTTTGTGTAACCCAGCTGTCCTGAGAACACCAAACTGCAGTCTGTCCTGTGTGGTGTTTGCTGTTGGGTAACTTGTGCTGGTAAAAATGAAATTAAAGCAAATGATTCCTCTATCACCCAACAACTTAAACTGCCTTCCTTTTGATAATTGCATCAGTAACTCTTAAGGATCCACAAGTTAATTGTAATTCAATAGTTACTGTACATTATCTTCCATACTTCAGTTGGTATTTCTAATTACTGCAACTTGTACAAAAAGATTGTCCCTAACCCACATGTGACTTTTGAGTTTCCCAGAAATGGAACCATAAAATTTTTAAGCCCACTAAATATTCTCTCAAGGTCACAGTATTGACCACCCGAGAGTCTTCCTTTGGGCAGACTGTCCTGTTTAACATTCCCTCCACCGGGGCAAAATTTGCCCATTCTTTGTGAtttaaatcaaaaagttagtttgcaggtgcagcaggtgatcaagaaggccaacggaatgttggcttttattgcttgggggatagaatataaaaatagggaggtattgctgcagttatataaggtattggtgagaccgcacctggaatactgcatacagttttggtctccatacttaagaaaagacatacttgctctcgaggcagtacaaagaaggttcactcggttaatcccggggatgagggggtggacatatgaggagaggttgagtagattgggactctactcattggagttcagaagaatgagaggcgatcttattgaaacatacaagattgtgaaggggcttgatcgggtggatgcggtaaggatgttcccaaggatgagtgaaactagaaccagggggcataatcttagaataaggggctgctctttcaaaactgagatgaggagaaacttcttcactcagagggtggtaggtctgtggaatttgctgcccgaggaagctgtggaagctacatcattaaataaatttaaaacagaaatagacagttttctagaagcaaagggaattaggggttacggggagcgggcaggaaattggacatgaatttagatttgaggttaggatcagatcagccatgatctttttgaatggcggagcaggctcgaggggccgattggcctactcctgctcctatttcttatgttcttatgttcttctgagtAAACCACCAGTCTGCCAAAACCATCAAACTGCAATCTGTCCTGTTTGGAGTTTGTTGGCATTGGTAATCAGTGCTGGTGCACATGATTCTTGTACATCTCCTAAATTAGATGTCAAACTGCAGTGTGTGCTACATGGCATATGTTGGGTAAAGTGGAGATGATCAGTGCTGATCTAAATTACACTCAATCAAATCATGCCTCTACATCTCCCAAACACACAAATTCACTGCCTTTCTATCATGGAATCTCTAACTCTTATAGGGATCCACCTGTTAACTGTAATCAGACAGTTGCTGTACATTATTTTCCATACTTCACTTGGTATTTTTCAAATTACCACAACTTGTTCAAAAAGACTGCCCTTAACCCACAAATAGTGTGATGATTTGAGTTTTCCTGAAGACACAAGAAATTAAACCCATCCATTAATGGTGTTTGAAAATAGTTCACCTAAAGGCAACAAATTAACCCCATTTGAATGTATTGAGGTACAGGAGCCCATTAAATATTCTCTCAAGGGCTGAGGTAGCAGACAAGGTGAGCTGTTATACATGGTTACACTACCTGCAAGTAAAATATTGGCCTGACTGTCAGGGGATGGATGATGTCTCCATGAGTAAGATTAGATGCCATGATAGGGCAACAGGGTAGGtcaatgggattaggactactgcttttgtgaaggataaacaccaacatgaacTGGTTGAACCAAACAGCCTGTTTTGGTATAAGTTTTATATAATTCACTCTTCTCTGTTCTTGGGTATTTGTGGTCCTTCGATTCAATGCCTGGTAGATGGACCAGAGTGACAACATGATAGGAACAAAATCCAAAATACTCATGATACTGGAAATcgcaaacaaaaacagaaaatgctggagatactcaTCAGGTCAGGCAACATTGGTCGAGAAAACATGAGACAGTTCATATTTCAGGTGTAAAACATTTCCTCACAACAGACACGAGATTTGCAGGAGATGAAAGAACAGTGCAAACTAAACACTGGACTTTACAGTTTCTAAATTTCATGGGGATGAAACTCCACATCGCCCTTTACAGTGATGGAGCAACAGAGTTCTGTTTGAAGCTCCCGACTGATCCACTTTCCATTTCCCCAACTCGTTGTCGGTTGGTTTGCGGACTCACTGCGGACCGTCTGGTGAAGGTCAGTCTCCTTCAATTTATTGTGATCAACATTCGTATAATGGACTCTTTTTGGACCCACCAAGATGCCCATCAGTTGTCCAAGAGATGAGTTAACTTACAAGTGATTGTGCTCGACACCATCTACGGGATGGAATTTCCATTTGTGAACTCATCGATCTCTTTGAGATATGTTGTGAAGCTCTGATTCTGGGAACAGAGATGTTATCAGATTCAGATTGAGGAAAGTCAACGAAACCAACAGCAATGACATCACAGAATAATCATCCAATCCTGCCTGTATTCCAAAGCTCTGATTGGTTCTGGGAATCACACCCCTCCCTCTGTCCTTTGTTAATTGGTGCCTGGATTCATGGAAGATTCCTGAGTGGCTATCAGGGATTGTCAATCATCATTGGTGATGTCATACCCTGTTTAAATGCTGGCTGTCCCAGTAGTATAAATACAAGAGTTTGTGAGGGAAGAAGTTAGGTTGTTCTACAGTTTGTTGTCAGATTTTTGTTAATAATAAAAGTTAAGATGGCCTCCCAAGTGTGtcagaactatcacaaggagtgtgaggatggtgtcaacaagcagatcaatatggagctctattcctcctatgtttatcttTCTATGGTGAGTTTTGTATTTTTGAGGCACTGTTTCAAATTAAGGTTGTGATGTCATTGTATTCTAAGCAGGTAGAATTTTTCTAGGTCAATGAATTTGCTTCAGAGTGTCCCTCTGTGACCCTCCCCAGTCTCAATCCAGTGAATACTCTTAACACAGTGATCTTGTAGACAGTCTGTAATAGTTGTGTCCTATTCTGAAATTAACTCCAGGGGTCTATGAAGTTTGTAATAGAGGATTCATGTTAAAGATGTACAAACCTGGTCAGCTGTTGCAACTTGGACAGACTCCATTAAATTTAATAGGGTGACTATTTAGTAGAACATTAGGTCCTGGCCTGTTTcttttccttccccaccccccttcaCAATTAAATGAGGAGGTCCTGAGAATCTGGTTATGAAGTTTTCCTCACTGAGGCAGGTTCCTTACACTAACTGTGATTCAAGGTGTTAAAACTGCTGAatttgaaaggtttttttttttctctgctccTTAACTGTTTttagactttcaactgggaacaaAAGTAGGTGCCATTGAGAAGTTTAGGGTGAGTGCTGAAATGAGGCTTTAATCCAAAAGAATTACAGCTCCCTAATGTTGTCTACTAATATAACCTCCTGTTGAGCTACTTCACAGGGAGGGGTTTAACATATTCAGACAAGATCAATGAAGCAAATTAAGTTTGATTTGCAGGAGGCACATTTCCTTAGACACTGAGCCCCTTAATTGAAAGCAGAGAATGGGTAATTTATCTGCCATGATGTTACCACTATTTTTGAGTTGGCCATAGATGAGATCTAGGTCTGACCTGACCCTTCCTTTCTATTTCATCTCTACCtacagtcctattactttgaccgggatgatgttgccctgcgtcactttactgagttcttcaaggagcagtcacgtgaggaacgggagcacgctgagaaactgctgaaattccagaatcagcgtggaggccgagtcatctTGGAGGACGTCAAGGTTTGATTTAACTAAGGAGGGGTCTTTGTTATAACTTGGGTAGTTAAAGTTTCCTAATTTTATATAGTTTGGTATCTTGCCATTTCATACAATTTATTAATCTCTTGTTTTTAATACATAAAATATGTAGTGTTGGGGATGAGTGAGCACTCTGAAAGGTATAAACTGCTGAGGGTGAGTTGGTATGGCTTTGGATCACTGAGCTTGCGGATCACTGTATGTGGATGATCAAAAGGAATGAGTTTCTGCATCACATTGCTAGCCAAAACATGAGGTGTGTGGAACTTGAAGAAAATTTGTAGCATGGATAGGGAACTGGTGTagaggtaagggggagaattGGGGTTGATGGAATATTGTCATGTAGCAAGTtcctttttttttttgttgattccTCCAGTATCAATTACTTggatttgggagaagagtcgATCGAAGGTTCTTGGTAATCTGAAAGTAGGACATGGTCTTCTGTTCACCTCTAATACATTGCTAAAGGGTGGTGGCAGATGTTTATATACTTCCCAGTATAATACAAGAATGGCAGATGGAAATACCTTCTAAAAGAATTGAGGTGGAAATTAATATCAAATTTAGTGACTTTAGGATCTAGGTAGGTGACAACTTTTCCATTAGTTTGCAAGTGTAACACAGATCTGAGTGAAGAATAGAATACCTGAAATTGTATTTCAATTAGTGCTGGTCAGTGCAGTTAGACTGTTGCTTTCCAGTTTTGTGTCCCACCTTGAGTACACTGACCTTAACCAATAAAGGTCTCTACTGAAGCATCACTGATTTGTTGTCCATCTTGAAGATGGAGGTTTGTGATCTAATTGAACTGTGAGATTTGACTTGGTTAATAGGGACATGAGGATACTCTTAGAAtgtgaactgggggaggggtggtgaaagCTTGAAGTTTTCACCACTTCACATTTGTGGAGTCAGCTGTGGAAAGCCATAGATGCAAAGTCAATTGGGGTTTTCAAAAGGGAGAGAGATCCTCAGGATATTTAGGATTATGGCAAGAACTGGTGGGATATTGGGAATGTGGTTTGCAGCTGCTATGGCTAATAAAATGGCAGTCAGTGGACTGATTTGCTCTTTGTGTCCAGCGATGGCCTCTGTCATCCCAGTTATTATGGCTCCACAATCCTCCCTTATGATTGAGGTGCACTGATTAACTTCTGTTGCTTCTAACCCTGTTGTCCTTGTGCAGAACATCCCTTGGACTTTCAATGTCCATTGTAGCTGAATGTGCTGACAAGACAACTCTTcccttttcagaagccagagcaggatgagtggagcaatggtctggaggtgatgcagagagctctgcagatggagaaggatgtgaaccagagtctgctggatcttcacaaactgtccactgagaggacagaccctcatgtaagtttTAATGAATTGGAATCTGCCACTTAACTCTACATTGGTAGAAAGATTTTCATATAGGTTGGTGTTTTATACTTGCTGAGAATGGAGGTTTATTTTTCTCTGCAAAAGCCCAGCTAAACTGTAGACCTTGATCACTAAACTACTCCCAGGGCGCACTATATAGCTGAGGCATCAAAATGGATCTTGGAGATCTTGAGTATTGTGGAATTGATGACTAGCCACTTGTGGGATAATCTGGCTAAATGTGTCAATCCCCTGAATGCTCTACTTTTACCATTATTCCAGTCCAGGAAATTAGCAAGAATAATTTTTGATGGAGATTATCCTCACTTAACATCTGTTTGAGCTAACTACACTCTAGTTTATCTCCTTTCCtcttccagttgtgtgacttcctggagacccactacttggatgaacaagcgaagatgatcaagaagcttggagatcacatcaccaacctgaagagactgggagcccctgagaatggcatgggagtgtacctgtttgacaagctcaCCCTGCATTGACTGTGGTCCTATACTTGGTGAAATTGGTGGTGAATGCTTTGGTTGTGGTTATTTCCCAGTTTTCTCATCTGTTATCCATGGAAATAAAAGCTATTCATCATTGAACTGGTTTGTCTTTGTTGTATAATTAAGGATCTGATTATCCAGATCACCAAGATACCCACTGCACCACACCCAGCTGAGTAACTTATGATCCAAGTTAGATCTTTTTCCAggccaaaaaatattaaaaacccCTCCTGGTCTAGCTTCCTCACATGATGCTGTGCCCACATCTCCCTTACTGAGGATCTTATAGAGGAGGCCTGAAATCTCAGCAACAATTTCTGCAGAAAAGGGGTTTTCATAACCAGCAAAAAGTCATCAATATGTTGTGCTTTGAAACCACAATGTGGGGAGGGGGTGCtggattagtgtttggaggatGAGTATTTGTCAGGACAAGGGTGGGGATACCTACAATTGAGGTGCCTTTGGATTAGGCTGATGGCACAAGTCATTCACTGGATTGCTTAGAGTTGTGGCCTGTATCGCGTAATGACTGACCTGGAGTCTTCCTTCGGGCAG
This region includes:
- the LOC137305588 gene encoding ferritin heavy chain, oocyte isoform-like — its product is MASQVCQNYHKECEDGVNKQINMELYSSYVYLSMSYYFDRDDVALRHFTEFFKEQSREEREHAEKLLKFQNQRGGRVILEDVKKPEQDEWSNGLEVMQRALQMEKDVNQSLLDLHKLSTERTDPHLCDFLETHYLDEQAKMIKKLGDHITNLKRLGAPENGMGVYLFDKLTLH